The Oncorhynchus tshawytscha isolate Ot180627B linkage group LG05, Otsh_v2.0, whole genome shotgun sequence genome includes a window with the following:
- the LOC112250894 gene encoding C2 calcium-dependent domain-containing protein 4C-like: protein MWVLDKIRGSVETTVLRRGENGDKEGNTPAYSNVLTPDKIPDFFIPPKLVSCPPESETLDVVKPKEGLWLSASEQTIDSKKISSPQSPRLVVKLAGDTKNLLRAANRHIIQIESADDVVAGDTNADPQSQTAMSLPYVPKTQTSYGFATLMESPHTRRKESLFHCDQTSPLTSPNFQRKGKSSVSEGNHLNPPVFNASHNPYRYFSGGESDTCSSAESSPFSSPLLSRSASLLKIFTHETQAKVVKAKSKFARHSSLSTDECSSAEPSPNVPRRLHSPSLHGSGPSDREHTINLQNGGRVRLSADYDAGTARLRIRVLAAEELYDKVYDIKSINCCVSLYLNPGKLQKQRSTIIKNSRNPVFNEDFFFDSVTSVQVKNLAVKIKVVNKGTSLKRDTLLGEREIPLEKLIHDL, encoded by the coding sequence ATGTGGGTTCTGGACAAGATCCGTGGGTCGGTAGAAACAACTGTACTCCGGAGGGGGGAGAATGGAGACAAGGAGGGAAATACTCCAGCCTACAGCAATGTTCTCACCCCTGATAAGATCCCTGACTTCTTTATTCCCCCCAAGCTGGTTTCCTGCCCCCCAGAGTCTGAGACCCTGGACGTCGTCAAGCCCAAGGAGGGCCTTTGGCTCTCGGCCTCTGAGCAGACCATTGACAGTAAGAAAATCAGCAGTCCTCAAAGTCCTCGTCTGGTCGTCAAGCTGGCTGGGGACACCAAGAACCTGCTGAGGGCAGCAAACCGTCACATCATCCAGATAGAGAGCGCTGATGATGTGGTGGCAGGGGACACCAATGCTGACCCTCAGTCTCAGACTGCAATGTCACTGCCCTACGTCCCCAAGACCCAGACCTCCTATGGTTTTGCCACTCTGATGGAGAGCCCCCACACCCGCCGCAAGGAGTCCCTTTTCCACTGTGACCAGACCAGCCCCCTGACCTCCCCCAACTTCCAGCGGAAGGGGAAGAGCAGCGTCAGCGAGGGCAACCACCTCAACCCCCCTGTCTTCAACGCCTCTCACAACCCGTACCGCTACTTTAGTGGAGGGGAGAGTGACACCTGTTCCTCGGCTGAGTCCTCCCCCTTCAGCTCCCCGCTGCTCTCCCGCTCTGCCTCGCTGCTCAAGATCTTCACACATGAGACGCAGGCCAAGGTGGTGAAGGCCAAGAGCAAGTTTGCCCGCCACAGCTCCTTATCCACAGACGAGTGCAGCTCTGCCGAGCCCAGTCCCAACGTGCCGCGGCGTCTCCACTCCCCTTCCCTCCACGGTAGTGGGCCGTCGGACCGTGAGCACACCATTAACCTGCAGAATGGCGGCAGGGTGAGGCTAAGCGCCGACTACGATGCCGGCACAGCCCGCCTGCGCATCCGTGTTCTGGCTGCCGAAGAGCTATACGACAAGGTGTACGACATCAAGAGCATCAACTGCTGCGTGTCGCTGTACCTGAACCCTGGCAAGCTGCAGAAACAGAGGAGCACTATCATCAAGAACAGCCGGAATCCTGTTTTCAATGAGGACTTCTTCTTTGACTCTGTGACCTCCGTGCAGGTGAAGAACCTGGCAGTGAAGATCAAGGTGGTGAATAAGGGCACCAGCCTGAAGAGAGACACTCTgctcggggagagagagatcccTCTGGAGAAGCTGATCCATGACCTCTAG